From the genome of Paralichthys olivaceus isolate ysfri-2021 chromosome 4, ASM2471397v2, whole genome shotgun sequence:
GAGATGTGGAGACTGCTGTCATGACACATCTGTACAAACACTACAAGTAAAATAAGAGCAAGACACATATGATTAAAGTTTGTGAGGGGTACTAAACACAGTCtgttgtgagtgtgtctcttccaagttttttaaataaacaaatgaaaaatgtctttgtctgtgtcaaGCCTTTAAtttgtgtagaattttgtgatatctagtgttgaagttgcatgttgcagctgaacatctcTCACCTCAcactctccttccaaacatgaaacagaacctgtggtagcttcagttgtcataaaaactcaaaaggtgtttagtttgtccagtctggacgacagcaaaaaaacatggcggccacagagaggacctcttgatgtaaatataaagtatttaaatataaagggccttttctggggtaaggaaaactacaattcatacaatttagattaaacgaactggtgaaaacatcatgaagattattctacattaaatttctgacaatagttccctttcacctaaatcttacacactggacctttaaaaaagaGTTTTACACCTGGTGTCGAGCATTGTGAAGCAGAGAAAAGCAACATTTAACTCATCTAAGACAAGAAGAAAATGAGCAGCTGTCACAAATGTGAGCATAAGAAGTTAAAACAGGGGCTTTCTGCTGGCGTTGTTTACTCAGGCAGCGTCTGGTTCGCAGGTTAAAGTCATGACCGATTAGACAGTTGCTTTTGAGAAAAAACAACTCATACAGAAACTTTAAACTTGGATGTCATCTTATCAAAATCCAAAAGTGTGAATGATAAAGTAAATTATATGttgatgacaaaataaatattgttattcaCTGGTCTCCTTTCACAATCTGATATCCAACTATTATTCAGGCAAAGACCAGAGGCATCAGGCTGACAGGATAATGGATCTTattaaaacagaggaaaatCCCCCTCAGCAAATGTCATAAACCTTATGAGTCAGTCAAACTCTGAAGGATCTCCAGCTGGAGCAGAAACAAAAGACTTTAAACCCACAGAGCGTTCATCGGTGAGCTCTCCTCTTTGATCAAGTTTAGTTCCCTCATCAGAGGCCTGAGGTCACATCCATtcacaaagaaatacattttatctcCATGATATCAGCAGCGGTGTGATAAGAtttagagaaaacaaacaagatggtGTGAGAGCTGAGTTGCCTGGAGGCGTCATCTCTGTTGAAATCACTATGATTTCCAACTCTAATTGCAATTCAACAGCGCCCTCTAGTGGAAAAACtgacagcagaaacacacagaaactaTAACTCAACACTAGTGTAAACATCCATAAAGATATGAATCATTTCACAACGTTTCGACGAAAGACAGATTCAGTAAAGCGTTTTTTTATCATCAGCAAACTGGTGTTAACAGAGTGAAACCTGTCTGTATGATGTTTTCCAGCTGAGCCATCGCTGTGGATATCagctggtggggggggggggggggctcctctCGGCCCAGGCCCTGAGATCATCGCCTGCTTTTCCTACGCTGTTGCAACAACCCTGAGTTAATGTACACATCACATAAGCTTGAGCACAAAGGTGAggcaaatgtatttgtatagcgcttCTCAACAGTGAGGCAATTCAACGTGCTTCCCAGTTAAGGCCTCAAGACAAACTGTGCAAACAGGAAAGAAGCATTTATGAATCAAATAGTTACACAGAgagtttaaacacattaatgaaTACGAGTTAAAGTAACAATGCAGTGGAAGAAAGGAGTcgttatttgatttattaaacagAAAAGTCTTCAGCATTGAGTCCAGGAGCCTCTTTCTCCCTGTTGAGACGATACTAGGCCACTATATATAAGTATTATTACTGCATAAAACTATTTAACATTCGTCATACAGGCCTTTTATCTGTAATACGGTATAGCAAATAATGGTATTATAACAAATCCAACATTGAAATTCTGCAAAAtccattcaaaataaatatcctTATATCTAAAATAAAAGGcctgaataaaaacagtttgtagTAAGGTATTGTACATAATGGAAACTATAACTCATACAACTTCTCTAAAACACATTCCAAATAAATATCTATacagctaaaaataaaagtgattaaaacaagatggtgaatataaCAAATCCAACATTAAGGTTCTGcgaaacacatttcaaatacaaatttaaatatatctcAAATGAAAAACCTGTATTCAAAATGTTTATAATAAAGTATTGCACATGATTCCAAACAAATACCCTTCAAATGTCTTATTAccaacttatttatttttaaatacaaatcacATTTAACTTCCCTCCCAAGAGAATACAAGCTTTCATTATTTTCTACAGTAAAGtactttgttttcttcagtttacataaaagaagaaatgataTCTCCCACTAAGAGGAACTCGTAATCGCGGGAGCACCTCCCACGTGAGTCCAGTTCCTCTGCGGACGTTCAAGACGTTGACAGGAAACCAACTGCACCGCAGCAGATCCCGGGATCACTCCGCCGCGGGAACAAGTGCGCAGCCGTCATTAAACTCTGTTTATTTCCCAGACTCCCTCTGGTTGAGCCACGATGCCCGACACAACTCCTCCAGACTCCGGGGAGCACTCCGCGCTGCTCCGCTTCTCCTCCGCGCTGTTTTACGCCGGCAGCTCGTTCCTGATCACGGTGGTGAATAAAACCGTGTTGACCAGCTACAGGTAGGTGGCGCTcttgtgtcccccccccctccctgtccCTTTcaatcaatgaatgaatgagtgagtgagtgggggcatcactcactcactcattcattcattctcctctcgtgtgttttcaggtttcCCTCCTACACGTTCCTGGGAATAGGTCAGGTGAGTTCCCTGGGTGTGtcctgttcctttttttttgtttgtcacacAACACATCTCACTCGTGTGTCACTTTCAGATGGTCACCACAGTTGTTGTCATTTACGCTGCCAAAAAGAGCAAAACAGTCCAGTTCCAAGACTTTGACAAAAGTATTTTCATCAAAGTAAGAGTTCAGAACATGACTCATCGACATCATTCATCCTTATTGTCATGTCATCTGTTTTTTTGATTTGCAAtgtcatacatacatatatctatatatatctatatatatatataaatataaatataggcCTTTGTTAAATTTCTCTCCAGAtcttccctcttcctctgctctatGTTGGGAATCAAATCACAGGACTGGCCAGCACCAAAAAACTCAGGTTTGACCAGTTGGCTTTTATTATGGTAGATCTGATTTTTAGTTTCTTATAGTGTGAACTCCTAACAAAAATCTGTTGTCTTTCACAGTTTGCCCATGTTCACTGTGTTACGGAAATTCACCATATTGATGACAATGATCTTGGAAGTGTATATACTAAGGTAACACTTATTTTTCATTGCAGTTGAAGCGTTGATAGATTTGTTTAGATTTGCATTGGTACAGGAGAGTAAAGTTAGATTCTGatgaagggaaggaggaggatgaaaaatGCAGAGAAACAGGTTTTAATAAAGTGTAGGGTGACAAATGCTAAGAGGCCCACAAAACACCAACAACTACAAATTACAAAACATAACAAGAAATCACAatggcaaaaagaaaacacaacaataaaattaCAAGACAAAACACCAACACTGACAAATTACAAAACATAACAACAAATCACATCGGAAAATTAGAAAACACTACAAAACATCGCAAACACTACGATAgattataaaacacaacaaagtacCATAAACAATTACAAAATAACATTGTCTTCCTTTAGAAAAGATGGACAGTGTGTTGATAGGTACCTTTCTtatctgctgttgtgtttgatttgttattgtgttttcttgttcttgttgttcttcATGGTTCTGACCACCATGAAGTGCTGATAAGTGTCCTTCAGTACTTTGACAGGTGCCTATTGACCAATCACTGAAGGGGTCCACAGGGCTGAAGGGGTCTGGGGGTCCAGCTTCACAACTTTAACAACAAACTGACACATctctttatctgtgttttgatgtggaatgtgtttttcatgtctCTGCCAAGGGGTCGATCTTCTTGTATCACATTCATGCACATATCTCCACTCTCCCTTTTGTTTTCCAGAAAAACGTTTCCCAGACGCCTTGTTTACAGTGTTGTGACCATAGTTGTTGGTGCCATGATTGCTGCGAGGTACGGATGTTTTAGTTGGACTTGTTGCTGAAGAACTGAACTGAGTGCGGACACAAGCTTAtagctctccctctcctctagCTCCGACCTGGCCTTCGATATGAGGGCCTACACTTTCATCCTGCTCAACGATGTCTTCACCGCCGGCAGCAGTGTGTACACCAAGCAGAAACTCGGCGTGGAGGTAAACCATCTGTAGAAATACAAGTTAAATGTCAGTTTAGATGGTGTTGATTACTTTattgacaaagatgtcaaagCAGGTTAAACTTGTTTTGTGGGTTAGATGTATTTGAGTGTGCATATCATACTGTTTATAATATCAAACATTATCTCAGACCAGTGTTTACcaaccttttaaagcacaagatcactttttaatccAAAAGTAATCTTCCACCACGATCTTCCACCTTGATATGTTGCAAAAAACCCACTTAtgagggtcatatttattattttgtcaatttctgttaaatatacacaaagaaaggcagttatgctactttatctattcaatgcacaatattaacaatattaatatcaattcatatttacagcatctgttcaatacccaatatttagcttctcagttcaacaatatgtttCACAAAGGAGGAGCTTTTTTAGATAGGCTTGACATGGATTATGGCCATAAATATGACTATTgtcctgtgtactcaaataaatactagtactatacagtatgaagcaATGCATCTTCTGCTcctgaaaatatttcacaatgaaaaaccctttttaaacaaaagaatggatttggtCAATAGAAGCTCTGGAGTGCTGTCAAGTCACACACTTCCTGaacccgtttcaaagtaaaagcactgcACGGCGCAACCGCAGTCTTTGAGTCCAAAGAGTTACAGAGATCGACCGGTAGATCGTGATTGACCGGTTTGCGATTACTGTCTTAAACAATCAGATGACACTTAGTTTTTTAACTGGGTGACATAACGTGATggctttgattttcttttgatCTCTTTAAGGAAACAGGCTCCTGAACACACCAGAATCTTTACAGCAGCAAGcgttcatatctgggatattttggcttcatttttgaaaaaagaTTATTCATCTCACTGGCTAATCACAATCAAGTTGGTTAAAGTGCATGAACTAACCCTCAGTGATTTTGGTCACATTATAAATGatactttcctcttttttattattaaggGTCTCGGGAAATATGGTGTCTTATTTTACAATGCGCTCATCATAGCTATCCCCACGCTCCTGGCCAGTGCATTGACTGGAGATTTACAGAAGGTACATTTACTATCTAATCCAACATATTCTCTCTGGGTGTTGGTGCTTTTCCTGTTTGTCTgacttgaaatgttttgatcctCAGGCCGTCACATTTGAGGGCTggtttgaaaccacatttatcttttgtttcttcttgTCCTGCATCATGGGGTAGGTCACTATATTCCAGTGCAAACTCCTACAACAAACTGATATTCATACAAGATCTTACTTACATTACTGCCTCAGCCGACCCAGTTTCCTATAactcacttctctttttttcaggtTTGTGCTGATGTATTCCATCATCCTGTGCAGCTATTATAACTCTGCACTTACTACCTCCGTCGTTGGAGCAGTAAAGGTGAGAACACACccattaattgattgatttttttgaacttttactttacttcttttaactgtttttagttttccctttttttaaactttttgtcAGTTTTGCTATAAAACtatatgaaaatgtaatcaatcTATTGTCACATTTCATCCGTCCAGAATGTCGCAGTAGCCTACATTGGCATATTTGTGGGTGGAGACTACCTCTTCTCTTGGACCAACTTCATAGGCCTCAGCATTTGGTAAAAACCTTTCTCCagtttcattattgtttttacatttttaatatgatTTATTATAATTGGACACATTTTGTTAAATATCAttgttacatgttgtttttacagaatgGTTGATGTGACCAAACAAATAATATATCCAGCTACTACTTTACTTAAAACATTTATAGTTCTTGTTtcgtcagagcagcactgtgagACTTTGTCCAATCCAGGCTCAGATATATAATTTATGTTTTAAAGATGACTTGAAGTCAAATGTGCCTGTTGTTTATGTTATAACAGGAAATTTTGAGCtaaatattttcaaaagtgTCCTGATGCACCATGTGATGTTCCATGGCCCAACGTTTCATTGCATTATCTCGTGTTTTGCAGTATGTCAGGTGGACTTGCGTACTCTTATATCACCTTTAGCACCAAATCGTCTCAAGTGGCAACAGAAGAGTGGAAGACTGACATTACACAAGATCCAACCGGGAGGAAAGTTACCATCTAAATGAACAAAGTTTTAGCTTTCACCACCATTCACTGCATTGTTCTGCTTCATATTGGAGCATAATGTTGCTGCCACACTTTTATCAACCTTCCCAATGGAGTTTTATTGTAATCATGATTATTTATCCACTGTATTGCACGTTAAGTAAATGGTAAagggtttgtatttatatagcgcttttctagtcttgatgaccactcggAGAGCTTTACAGtgcagtttgccattcacccattcacacacacattcatacagtccatctataagcagcacttttttttagtCTGAGGGGCAGTTCAGCATCTCAGCCAGTTTGGATGGGCTGAGATCTGATTCAAGGGTGGATtaaggatttttatttatttttcaattttcttAACATTGCAACACCAggcatttttcaatattttcatcaATTTCCAAGGAAATTATGTACAAAAAAGAATTTTATATGATTATATGTTTTTTCAGTCGGTGCAGATTATCAGACTACTTCATGTTCcgttgttttattgttttttattcttatttgtaaagcactttgaaatgTGCTTgataaatagtttattttatttttttctaaatatattatgaGAACTTGACGGACACATACGACAGTTTGGCCGCGGAGATCACATCTCTCAGGGCAGCTCAagtttttatattcatttaagcaaaataaattaatttatttggaTACTTGACTCCTGTTCTCTATTTGGTTCCACTAATCAAACATGGACAAACTGACATGAAGGGCATCGAATCTCTGGGTCAACTTCAATGAATGTTTATTGAAAACCAACAATTTATAGAACAATGAGGACAGTCAGAGAAATCTGTGTAAAATATCTACCAAGCGAAGCAGGATCACTCTatacatgtcacaaacatgaaaactgtCGGGAGGATGTTAGCGGAAACTAAGAGTTCAACTTCAAAGCTCTCTGTAAATTGTGCACACTCAATATTCTAACAAACACATCGTGTATATATTAAATGCCATAATCTTCTCAAACCACAAAATAGACTAAGGGTTAGCAATGCTTCAAAATATACTATGACTGGGTACAATAAATCATTTGGCGTTTTGATTATCAACAATTTACAAATTTGCTTTCCAGTTTCACTGTAACTCCACGAggggcttttttttttgatttgaaaaactgATTCAAACATAACAGCTAGTGACAGGTTTCCTCCAAACAACCAGCGGTGGGGCAGTAATGAGAGGCATCATACAGTGTTGAAGGATGTAGTGTTGCATTAgtagacaaaaagaaaaaaaacagcactacATGAATCAGTTCATGAAAAAGCAGACGCCACTTTCCTGGACACGTACAACAGATCTAATCTTCAGTGCATTGCAAGCTTAATCCAAGACTAAGTAGTCACTGTAAGTGCttcatcaataaaaaaataatcagtgtAAACTCTGAATGTACTTGATTGGGACGTTTTGGTGAAGTTGGAATATTTTCCCTTTATGCATCGAATGATTCTAGAGTGATCTTGAACATATGAACAAAATGTTAgccataaaaagaaaatatatatatacggtCAAATAAATACCTCATAATTTAAACTTTGAAATGAGATGACATGGGTTCACCGAACACTTCCATGATTCTGAATCATAATTGATTTGCCACCTTTTAATATAAAAAGTGACATCCATTTTTTAACATCTGCTGTCTGGTTGGAAAACGACTTTTGGCCTCTTGCAGGTTTTTACGCAAACATTCCTTGTATCTGTGAGGAAACggttgttaaaatgtaaataaggcTTGTTCATACAGGTAACACTTTTTGTGGAATAATAATCAGCTCAATCCAGAAGGTAGTAAGTAGGTAGTTGGATTTTTCCTGCTGTTGTCAGGCAGAAATATTTAAGTGTAAATACTAAGTCATGTGACAAAGCTGTAAAAGTTTGAATTGTTGCTTGAGCAGACCGGTGGATTAGGCTTGCAATGATCACCTCTCATTCGCATATAAAAAATGACCACATCACATGTCAGGACCGTTGACtttacaaagatggacgacatgaccgctccccaaaagtgaagccaaatcttACTAAAGTCCCCCACAGTGCTACTAAATGCACAGAGGACATAAACCCAATCTATTCttgttttctcaaagatgattcatcattttaggtagtttttaATCGcattgatgattgttcaagtgCTTTTGGGAtcactgcgcagactctggctacaaataatgtggaaaaaaacaagatggtggcACCTGTATCCAGgatagtttggcttcatttttgttaaGTGGGAAGAAGTGAGgacctgtcgtccatcttttagGGCACGGTTGCACATACGCGAATTTGAAGCGAATATCGCAGGTCAAAGTTAACCAAAGTTAAAATGTGGAGCCACGCTGCGATGTGCCTCAGCACAGCagacaaatgtttaattcaCACCCTGCTCCaacagattggaagtgaacagGTGAGGCGAAACATTCGCTGATGCGTGACCAGGCCCTCATACAATCCTTGGTCAGGACTGATCTCACTCCACTGACATATTCTTAATCTT
Proteins encoded in this window:
- the slc35d2 gene encoding nucleotide sugar transporter SLC35D2 isoform X1: MPDTTPPDSGEHSALLRFSSALFYAGSSFLITVVNKTVLTSYRFPSYTFLGIGQMVTTVVVIYAAKKSKTVQFQDFDKSIFIKIFPLPLLYVGNQITGLASTKKLSLPMFTVLRKFTILMTMILEVYILRKTFPRRLVYSVVTIVVGAMIAASSDLAFDMRAYTFILLNDVFTAGSSVYTKQKLGVEGLGKYGVLFYNALIIAIPTLLASALTGDLQKAVTFEGWFETTFIFCFFLSCIMGFVLMYSIILCSYYNSALTTSVVGAVKNVAVAYIGIFVGGDYLFSWTNFIGLSICMSGGLAYSYITFSTKSSQVATEEWKTDITQDPTGRKVTI
- the slc35d2 gene encoding nucleotide sugar transporter SLC35D2 isoform X2, translating into MPDTTPPDSGEHSALLRFSSALFYAGSSFLITVVNKTVLTSYRFPSYTFLGIGQIFPLPLLYVGNQITGLASTKKLSLPMFTVLRKFTILMTMILEVYILRKTFPRRLVYSVVTIVVGAMIAASSDLAFDMRAYTFILLNDVFTAGSSVYTKQKLGVEGLGKYGVLFYNALIIAIPTLLASALTGDLQKAVTFEGWFETTFIFCFFLSCIMGFVLMYSIILCSYYNSALTTSVVGAVKNVAVAYIGIFVGGDYLFSWTNFIGLSICMSGGLAYSYITFSTKSSQVATEEWKTDITQDPTGRKVTI
- the slc35d2 gene encoding nucleotide sugar transporter SLC35D2 isoform X3, which produces MVTTVVVIYAAKKSKTVQFQDFDKSIFIKIFPLPLLYVGNQITGLASTKKLSLPMFTVLRKFTILMTMILEVYILRKTFPRRLVYSVVTIVVGAMIAASSDLAFDMRAYTFILLNDVFTAGSSVYTKQKLGVEGLGKYGVLFYNALIIAIPTLLASALTGDLQKAVTFEGWFETTFIFCFFLSCIMGFVLMYSIILCSYYNSALTTSVVGAVKNVAVAYIGIFVGGDYLFSWTNFIGLSICMSGGLAYSYITFSTKSSQVATEEWKTDITQDPTGRKVTI